Below is a genomic region from Gillisia sp. Hel_I_86.
TTTTCACGTTTTTCATCTTTTTAAATTTTTCCCGTAAACCTTGCGGTTGAGTGGTTTTTCTTTTAACTAAAATCTTGAAAAAGTCAACGCAACAGTTGCGGGAGATTGGTTTTTATCAATTAAAACTTCAAATATGTTCTTTACGAGATTTTGTTTCTGAGCTATGCGTTGCAACGGTCTCGTATATCGACAAGTGGCGCGGAATTATGGATGCGGATTTGTCGGCTTAACTGTTTTGTTTGTTATGGAAACTAATTTAGTACTTTTCTATTAAACCCGCCATTTGCGATATACGTTGTTATACCGCGTTAAATTACAAATCTCTCTTTAATTTTTCGGGATCTTTTCTGGTGTCAAATATTGTAACAATATTTATTTTTTCTTCGTTGAAACTATAAAATAGAGTTGTCTGTTTTGTTATTACACATCTTCTTAACCCCTTTTCTTTTGTGGATTCCGGGAATATTTCTGGTTGCTCTTTTATGATTTCAATATTTCTATCTAATTTTTGAACGAACTCAGATTTTACTTTGTAAGACCATTTTTTAATCAAATATTCAAATAGGTCTTCTAGTTTTTCTTTCGCAATATCTGATGTAACTACAGTTCTACTCATTATCTATGTTTGGCCATAAATGATTCGTAGTCAGTGGTTTTTCCTTGTTCTATTTGTTTCCTTGCTTCTTTTATTTCCTTTTTTTGGTCAGAAGATAAATCCTCCCAAAAATCGGTAGTTTTTTCTTTTTTAAAAATTTGTTGAATAGACTTAATGATCTTAGGATTATCAGTATTTAATAACAATTTTGCCAACTCTATCTTTTCAGCTTGAATATTCATAAGCAAGTCATTTCTAACAAAAATAATGAATATTAAATAAATTTAAGTTCAATTCTCACTGTTTTTAATGCGGTATAACGGTCTTGTATAACGCAAGTGGCGTGGGGTTAGGATGCGTATTTGTCAGTTTTGTTGTTTTTTACTTGGTCTCTAAAATAGCAATTTTAAGCAGATTACCCGCTATTTGCTGTTATACGATGTTGTAAAACGTTTTATTACACAAAACTTATTTTGAAAATATAAAGGATAATTTTAATGGGTTAATTTATGTTTTTCTAATTCTAAACTCCATTTGCCATAGCCTAAATAATATGCATCTATCCAAAAATAAGCTTCATTTACATAGCTTTGGTTGCAGTCATATTCTGCGTATATTTTTATTCTTAATCCCTGATTTCCTAAATAACGGACAATACTTGGATTATATGTACTTCTTCTAACCAGCTCACATTTTGGGTCTTGCTGACTCAAAATTTGATTGATATAATCTATTGCTTTTTTGAATGATTCTTTTCTCCAATACTCCGAATATTCAAAATCTGTGATACGTTCCTTTATAATTATTTGTTTTGAAGATTCAACTTGCTCATTTGAATCTTTCCAATTATATATCCCAAGCTTATCAAATTCTTTAATATCAATTTGTTTTAATCCACTAAAAGACAATATAGGTGCATCTTTTAATGAATATACAATTGTATTAAATGGGTTGATATCTAAATATATTTTATTATCAACGGCTGAAGTTGCTATAAATTCAATCGTTTCGGAACTTACATTAGTTGAATAAAACTGAAATGATTGACTTTTCCATTCCATTCCTTTACGTTTAAATAAAAGGATTATTTTTTTTGTATCAAAATTTATAAAATGATAGTTGATTGTCTCAACAGTTTTAGATTCAATATTTTTATTAGAATCAATTTTTATTATCTCTGTTGCTCCACTTTTAAATATCAATATAGAATCCTTAATAGCTTTATTTTTTATTAAAAAAGTATTGCCACTATTGCCGTAACTACTAAAGCTAATTAATAATATTGAAATAATGGTTATTATTATAATGGGCTTAAATTTATTCATTGGATAATTTTTATTAAAATTGTAAATCTTGTTATCGTATAATTAAATTATTGACATAGAAATTTTCACCATCAGCATAAACTTCACAAGACCAATAACTCCTCACAGTGGCACCAAATCCATTTTGAGAATCTACCCAAGAATTAATAAGATAATTGTTTTCACCTAAATTTTCAATATGATTTTTCTTTTCGAAAGTGCCAGGGAATTCTGCTGTTGAGGGCGATTTTAATCTTTGCTCAACTTGAAGTGATGCAACATTGTAAGCTAAAATTGAATTCGATTTACCATCATCCAAAAATGTAAACCCGATAATTATGATTACAATAATTCCAATTGTAATAGCTTTAGACGAGACCTTGAATTGATTATCCTCCTTTTTTAATTTGCTTTTTCTAATCCTGTTTTTTTCCTTATTTAGATTTTTTTCTTTTTTCCAATTTTTATCGGATGAGAAAATTCGCCATTGTCTCGGTGCAGATTGTGTTTTTTGAGCGTGTGCAATCTTCTTTTCCTCTAATAAACTTTTTAAAAATCCTGACGTTTTTTCTTTTTCTGAAATTATCCCTTCTTCAAACAAAATCTTATTAGCTTGACCTAATGTTATATAATTTTTATTCTGTTTGATCAATTCAATGTTAATTGCATGAACTATTTCTTCTATTTTTGACATCGGATCTTTCTATAAAATGTTTTACAACGGTCTTGTTTAACGCAAGTGGCGTGGAATAGGGACGCGTTCTTGTCGGCTTTGTTGTTTTTTAATTGATCTCTAAAATATTACTTTTTCCTGAAATACCCGCTATTTGCTGTTAAACGATGTTGTATAGCGGTGTTTACTCCGAAATATGTTATTTTGTTGTCTGCCTTTTTTTGTTTTCTTCTTTCTAAATCTCAAATCGATTTTTCACGTCTGAGTAAGAATCAGTTTGAATTCTTTTGTTCTTTATCATTTTGTCATTTTCACGCCCGAGTAAGAAATTCAGCGCACTGCTTTAAAATCATAAATTTTTAGTTCTTCATTTCAACTCAAATTCCCTTCCTTTTCGTAAGGATTTGCGCACTGATTTTCAGGGCATTCAATTTTCACATTTTTCATCATTTAAACTTTTCCATAAACCTTGCGTTTGAGTGGTTTTTATTTTTACAAAAATCTTGAAAAAGTCAGCGCAACAGTTGCGAAAGAGTGGTTTTTTTTCATTCAGATTTGCCGTGATGTTTTGCGCTTTTCATTCTAAACACTGCTTTACAACGGTCTTGTTTAACGCAAGTGGCGTGGAGTTGGGACGCGAACTTGTCGGTTTTGTTGTTTTTTACTTGGTCTCTAAAATAACACTTTTCACCACAATGCCCGCTATTTGCTGTTAAACGATGTTGGCAGCTGGCATTTTATTCTTTTCTTAAAATATAAATGTCTCCGATAGAGTTCGTCAAGGTTAACTTACTATCTTGAAATTCATAATTCCAACTTCCATCTAACACAAGATTCGGATCAAATTCAGCCGTAATAATTTGTCGTTTATTATCAAAAATTAGCGATTTATTTAGAACTGAAAATTCTCCAAAATAAATAGCTGGAAAATTAATTCTATCACTTTCTCCTGAAAATTTGTTTTTGTTCAAATCAAGTTGGACGTTTGTTATCAACTCATCTCTTTCAAAAGTTCCAACATACTTACCATCAATATTTAATTCGGAATTGTTTTCTTTACTACAAGCAAATGCTATAATTAAAACTCCGAAGCAGATTAAAAACTTTAGTTTCATAATTATCTTTTTTAATTTTTTTTATAAACTCTATAAACAGATTAATCATCACTTCCAACTAAAATCAAATTTTCCTCATTTAGAAAATATATTTTCCAATCGACTTCTAAGTTAATACAATTGAACTTTGATTCCAAAGTATCTTCTTTATTCGATTTTTTCTTTGCTTGCTGCCAACGGTCTTGGTTAAGGCAAGTAGCGTGGAGTAGGGACGCAAACTTGTCGGCTTTGTTGTTTTTTTCTTGATGTCTAAAATAACACTTTTTACCAGAATGCCCGCTATTTGCGCTTAACCGATGTTGCCTCCAGTATTAAATCCTAAAGTTTGTTCTTTTTGCGAAAATCTTGATATAATTTTTCGGTAGTAATTGTTTTTCTATAACCCTTTTTAGTAAGTCCTGATAATAATTTTTTATCGCCAGTCCATAAATCAGCTTTTAAGTATTCAGAGAAAGCTACAAATAAGGTGTCATCAACATCAATATCTTTACAAAGTTCAGTCGCTTTATTGAAATTTTCAATTGGTAAGATTGAATGATTAAGAATTATAATATTTCTTAATATCAATTCGTAAACCTCGAAAAAGTCATCGTTATTTAGCTTTGCTATTTTCTTTATTTTCTCCTGATGTTCAAGGATTTCAGTCCGCACATACTTTGGTGCATAAAAATCATAATTCTTTTTTCCATTAATCAATATTTGCCCGATTCGGCTATTAATATTCAATAATGTGCTAAAAATTATATTAGAGTCAACGATTATTTTAGTCATTTAATCCGAGCTCTTTTTTTATTTTATCCGTTCTTCCTTTTTTGGCATCTTTTAATAAATCTGTTAAATCATCTTTTGTAGCTGTTGACTTAGAGGTCAACTCTTCATATCTCAGATAATCAAGAATAGATTGAATCTTTGAAGCTTTCGCTCCTGCCGAAAATCTTACTAGAATTTCATTATTTTGTCGTTCAACTATCATCTTTTTACTTCAAATTTAAAGATTATTTTGTTATTTGAACCGAAATCACTGTTTTAATATTGGTGGCAACGGTCTTGTTTAACGCAAGTAGCGTGGAGTAGGGACGCGAACTTGTCGGCTTTGTTGTTTTTTACTTGGTCTCTAAAATAACACTTTTCAGCAGAATGCCCGCTATTTGCTGTTAAACGATGTTGGCAAATGTTATATATCCTCAAGAGCTTCTTCTTTACTCTGTATTCTAGCCTTTCTATTTAATTCTTCCATCTCTTCTTTGAATTCCGTTTTGGAATTTTCAGAATTCTTTTGCCTCCTTATCTCATCTTCGTAATAGTTTTTATCCACATAAGTTATTTTTAAATCATAATTTTGAAAATAACAATATGTGACATATTTGGAATTTTTACGGATGAGATAATTTCCAATAGTTTCTCTAGTTTTTTGATCTTTAAAATTTTTATAATCTCCAGCAAATAATCCCATTTCACTTCGGCCAATTCGGAATTTATTTTTAATTCTTGAAGGAATATAATTTTCCCAATCTTCTAATGAATAGACTAAATCCTTATTAATCTCCTCATCTTGAGATGGAACTTCATTTATAATAATCTTAGTCCTAGCATCTTTATTTAATTCTATCTTTTTTGCTAAACCAAAACGAGTAGTTTTTTCACCTTTATTTTGCTCATAATTGTATTTTTTTACTCCATTATCAATTAATGAAGATGGAACATTTTCCGGAACGCCATTGTTAAGATACAGATAATGGACTGGATCATAATCGGAATTTGGAACCGTCTGTTTTTGATAATATTTATCTTTTTGAACTAGAGCGGGTAAATTATATTTTGTGTAAAAAAGATTATATGGTGAATATTCCTGAGTGGCTAGTAACGGTTCTAATTTAGCTAAAAGAGTAATTTTTCTTAATTTGTTATTTTCAAAAGTTTCTTTGAAATA
It encodes:
- a CDS encoding type II toxin-antitoxin system RelE/ParE family toxin, producing the protein MSRTVVTSDIAKEKLEDLFEYLIKKWSYKVKSEFVQKLDRNIEIIKEQPEIFPESTKEKGLRRCVITKQTTLFYSFNEEKINIVTIFDTRKDPEKLKRDL
- a CDS encoding PIN domain-containing protein, with product MTKIIVDSNIIFSTLLNINSRIGQILINGKKNYDFYAPKYVRTEILEHQEKIKKIAKLNNDDFFEVYELILRNIIILNHSILPIENFNKATELCKDIDVDDTLFVAFSEYLKADLWTGDKKLLSGLTKKGYRKTITTEKLYQDFRKKNKL